A DNA window from Leopardus geoffroyi isolate Oge1 chromosome A1, O.geoffroyi_Oge1_pat1.0, whole genome shotgun sequence contains the following coding sequences:
- the LOC123580787 gene encoding IgA-inducing protein homolog: MCSYYHMKKRSVSGCNITILAVMFSHLSAGNSPCGNQANVLCISRLEFVQYQS, encoded by the coding sequence atgtgcagttatTATCACATGAAGAAGCGCAGTGTGTCGGGCTGTAATATAACCATACTTGCTGTCATGTTCTCCCATCTCAGTGCTGGGAACTCACCATGTGGAAACCAAGCAAATGTGTTGTGCATCAGCCGGCTTGAGTTTGTTCAATATCAAAGCTGA
- the PURA gene encoding transcriptional activator protein Pur-alpha — MADRDSGSEQGGAALGSGGSLGHPGSGSGSGGGGGGGGGGGGSGGGGGGAPGGLQHETQELASKRVDIQNKRFYLDVKQNAKGRFLKIAEVGAGGNKSRLTLSMSVAVEFRDYLGDFIEHYAQLGPSQPPDLAQAQDEPRRALKSEFLVRENRKYYMDLKENQRGRFLRIRQTVNRGPGLGSTQGQTIALPAQGLIEFRDALAKLIDDYGVEEEPAELPEGTSLTVDNKRFFFDVGSNKYGVFMRVSEVKPTYRNSITVPYKVWAKFGHTFCKYSEEMKKIQEKQREKRAACEQLHQQQQQQQEETAAATLLLQGEEEGEED; from the coding sequence ATGGCGGACCGAGACAGCGGCAGCGAGCAGGGTGGTGCGGCGCTGGGCTCGGGCGGCTCCCTGGGGCACCCaggctcgggctcgggctccgGCGGGGGCGGTggtggcggcgggggcggcggcggcagtggcggcggcggcggaggggcCCCGGGGGGGCTGCAGCACGAGACGCAGGAGCTGGCCTCCAAGCGGGTGGACATCCAGAACAAGCGCTTCTACCTGGACGTGAAGCAGAACGCCAAGGGCCGCTTCCTGAAGATCGCTGAGGTGGGCGCGGGCGGCAACAAGAGCCGCCTCACTCTCTCCATGTCAGTGGCCGTGGAGTTCCGCGACTACCTGGGCGACTTCATCGAGCACTACGCGCAGCTGGGCCCCAGCCAGCCGCCGGACCTGGCCCAGGCGCAGGACGAGCCGCGCCGGGCGCTCAAGAGCGAGTTCCTGGTGCGCGAGAACCGCAAGTACTACATGGATCTCAAGGAGAACCAGCGCGGCCGCTTCCTGCGCATCCGCCAGACGGTCAACCGGGGGCCCGGCCTGGGCTCCACGCAGGGCCAGACCATTGCGCTGCCCGCACAGGGGCTCATCGAGTTCCGCGACGCTCTGGCCAAGCTCATCGATGACTACGGAGTGGAGGAGGAGCCGGCCGAGCTGCCCGAGGGCACCTCCTTGACTGTGGACAACAAGCGCTTCTTCTTCGATGTGGGCTCCAACAAGTACGGCGTGTTTATGCGAGTGAGCGAGGTGAAGCCCACTTACCGCAACTCCATCACCGTGCCCTACAAGGTGTGGGCCAAGTTCGGACACACCTTCTGCAAGTACTCGGAGGAGATGAAGAAGATtcaagagaaacagagggagaagcGAGCTGCCTGTGAGCAGctccaccagcagcagcagcaacagcaggagGAGACCGCCGCTGCCACCCTGTTGCTGCAGGgtgaagaagaaggggaagaagattGA